One window of Camelus dromedarius isolate mCamDro1 chromosome 18, mCamDro1.pat, whole genome shotgun sequence genomic DNA carries:
- the PPP1R3D gene encoding protein phosphatase 1 regulatory subunit 3D, which translates to MSRGPGSAVLPGAPGSRKPAPRSLSCLSDLDGGGALEPRPCRPPGSPGHAPPPPPAPTGCDPRLRPIILRRARSLPSSPERRQKGAGAPGAACRPGCSGQHRVRFADALGLELAQVKVFNAGDDPSVPLHVLSRLAINSDLCCSSQDLEFTLQCLVPDFPPPMEAADFTERLGRQLVCLERVTCSDLGVSGTVRVRNVAFEKQVAVRYTFSDWRSAHEAVARWRGPAGAEGTEDVFAFGFPVPPFLLELGSRVHFALRYRVAGAEYWDNNDGRDYSLTCRDHALHMPRGECEESWIHFI; encoded by the coding sequence ATGTCCAGAGGCCCGGGCTCCGCGGTTCTCCCCGGCGCTCCGGGGTCCCGGAAGCCCGCTCCGCGGAGCCTCAGCTGCCTCTCGGACCTGGACGGCGGCGGAGCCCTGGAGCCGCGGCCCTGCAGGCCCCCCGGGAGCCCGGGCCAcgcgccgccaccgccgccggcGCCGACTGGCTGCGACCCCCGCCTGCGGCCCATCATCCTGCGGCGGGCGCGGTCGCTGCCCAGCTCGCCCGAGCGCCGCCAGAAGGGCGCGGGCGCTCCAGGAGCTGCGTGCCGGCCGGGCTGCAGCGGGCAGCACCGCGTGCGCTTCGCCGACGCGCTGGGCCTGGAGCTGGCACAGGTCAAGGTGTTTAACGCGGGCGACGACCCGTCCGTGCCTCTGCACGTGCTGTCACGACTGGCCATCAACTCGGACCTGTGCTGTAGCAGCCAGGACCTGGAGTTCACCCTGCAGTGCCTGGTGCCCGACTTCCCGCCGCCCATGGAAGCCGCCGACTTCACCGAGCGCCTGGGTCGCCAGCTAGTGTGCCTGGAGCGCGTCACCTGCTCGGACCTGGGCGTCAGCGGGACGGTGCGCGTGCGCAACGTGGCCTTCGAGAAGCAGGTGGCAGTGCGGTACACCTTCTCGGACTGGCGCAGCGCGCACGAGGCGGTGGCTAGGTGGCGCGGGCCCGCGGGCGCCGAGGGCACCGAGGACGTCTTCGCCTTTGGCTTCCCGGTGCCGCCCTTCTTGCTGGAGCTCGGCTCCCGAGTGCACTTTGCCCTGCGCTACCGGGTGGCCGGTGCCGAGTACTGGGACAACAACGACGGTCGCGACTACAGCCTCACGTGCCGCGACCACGCGCTGCACATGCCGCGGGGTGAGTGCGAAGAGAGCTGGATCCACTTCATCTGA